In candidate division WOR-3 bacterium, one DNA window encodes the following:
- a CDS encoding DUF2007 domain-containing protein — MGLKVLYKPKSEIEAITIQSFLGSIGVKAVIRSYDLPYFDGIAKMMRTEWGEILVLEEDFEKAKEFLEDFLSQRDD, encoded by the coding sequence ATGGGATTAAAAGTTTTATATAAACCGAAAAGTGAAATTGAAGCAATTACTATTCAAAGTTTTTTAGGAAGTATTGGTGTGAAGGCAGTTATCCGTTCTTATGATTTACCATATTTTGACGGAATTGCAAAGATGATGCGTACTGAATGGGGAGAGATTTTAGTTTTAGAAGAAGATTTTGAAAAAGCAAAAGAGTTTTTAGAAGATTTTCTATCGCAAAGAGATGATTAA
- a CDS encoding nucleotide sugar dehydrogenase, translating to MELKEKILKKKAVVGIIGLGYVGLPLAIAIGEAGFKVIGIDIDKEKVNKINKGESYLEDVKSEEIKKLVEKGFLRAYNTYEKIKECDIINITVPTPFTLTKDPDISYIIDAGKEISKRMRKGQLIILRSTTYPETTEKVLKPILDESGLKIGKDYFLSFAPERIDPGNKIWTIKNTPVVVGGVTKKCTYLTQLFYQQIVDKVFPVSSPRVAEMAKLLENIFRSVNIALVNELALLCERMGNINVWEVISAASTKPFGFMPFYPGPGIGGHCILVDPYYLSWKAREYDFHLNFIELAAETNEYMPFFVVNKLFDILGQNKIKIKDAKILILGAAFKKNVSDTRNSPAIKIISLLEGKVKKIYYNDPYVPILKVNDKEYYSVNLNKNLLKKIDCVVIVTDHSIYDYDWILKNAKLVFDTRNAIKKKNKKVYLLGCNV from the coding sequence ATGGAATTGAAAGAGAAAATATTAAAAAAGAAAGCAGTTGTTGGTATTATTGGTCTTGGCTATGTGGGTCTTCCTTTGGCAATTGCCATTGGAGAAGCCGGCTTTAAGGTGATTGGTATTGATATTGATAAGGAAAAAGTTAACAAAATTAATAAGGGAGAAAGTTATTTAGAAGATGTAAAAAGTGAGGAGATTAAAAAGCTTGTTGAAAAGGGATTCTTAAGGGCTTATAATACTTATGAAAAAATAAAAGAATGTGATATTATTAACATTACTGTTCCAACCCCTTTTACTCTAACTAAGGACCCGGATATTTCTTACATTATTGATGCGGGAAAAGAAATTAGCAAAAGAATGAGAAAAGGACAATTGATAATTTTAAGAAGCACTACTTATCCGGAAACTACCGAAAAAGTTTTAAAACCAATTTTAGATGAAAGTGGTTTAAAAATTGGTAAAGACTATTTTTTATCTTTTGCTCCAGAAAGGATTGATCCGGGAAATAAAATATGGACAATCAAAAATACACCAGTAGTGGTTGGAGGAGTAACCAAAAAATGTACTTACTTAACACAGCTTTTTTATCAACAAATTGTTGATAAAGTCTTTCCCGTTTCCTCTCCCCGCGTAGCAGAAATGGCAAAATTGTTAGAAAATATTTTTCGTAGTGTTAATATTGCTTTAGTAAACGAACTTGCCCTTTTATGTGAAAGAATGGGAAATATTAACGTCTGGGAAGTAATTTCAGCTGCAAGTACCAAACCCTTTGGTTTTATGCCTTTCTATCCGGGACCAGGTATTGGCGGTCATTGTATTTTGGTGGACCCTTATTATCTTTCCTGGAAGGCAAGAGAATATGACTTCCATTTAAATTTTATTGAATTGGCTGCCGAAACAAACGAATATATGCCCTTCTTCGTGGTTAACAAACTTTTTGATATTTTAGGACAAAATAAAATCAAAATAAAAGATGCGAAAATCCTTATTTTAGGAGCCGCTTTTAAAAAAAATGTAAGCGATACAAGAAATTCGCCAGCAATAAAAATTATTTCTTTGTTAGAAGGAAAAGTTAAAAAAATTTATTACAATGATCCTTACGTTCCTATTTTAAAAGTAAATGACAAGGAGTATTATTCAGTAAATTTAAACAAAAATTTATTAAAAAAAATCGATTGCGTGGTAATTGTTACTGATCACTCAATCTATGATTATGATTGGATTTTAAAAAATGCCAAACTTGTTTTTGATACTAGAAACGCTATAAAAAAGAAAAATAAAAAAGTTTATCTTTTAGGCTGTAATGTTTAA
- a CDS encoding 2,3-bisphosphoglycerate-independent phosphoglycerate mutase, whose amino-acid sequence MKELVINNNNKILLIILDGLGGLPLDGKTELEKARTPNLDELTGKSELGLIIPVDYGITPGSGPGHFALFGYNPLEIEIGRGVLEALGLGLKLDKNTLAIRGNFATYKDGVIVSRRAGRISTEENKRLCEKLKREIKSIKGCEIEFHSGVGHRFVILIKGENLSAEIKETDPQKDGLPPYLPEPILEEGKKTSEILKILLEKSTEVLKDEKEANYFLLRGYSKVPKIENFSEKYQLKSLAIAAYPMYKGIASLIGMDVPKSPVNNWEEEIKELKENYDNYDFFYLHFKEIDIAGEDGDFERKVSLIEKFDSLLPEILKLNFSVIAITSDHSTPALLKSHSWHPVPFLLYSSFSRNNEKVKFCEKSCQKGSLGIFKATKVLPLLLAYSLRLKKFGA is encoded by the coding sequence ATGAAAGAATTAGTTATTAATAATAACAATAAAATCTTATTAATTATTTTAGATGGTTTAGGAGGGTTACCACTTGATGGAAAAACTGAATTGGAAAAAGCAAGAACTCCTAATCTGGATGAATTAACAGGTAAAAGTGAGTTAGGTTTAATCATTCCCGTGGATTATGGAATTACACCGGGTTCAGGCCCAGGTCATTTTGCTTTATTTGGTTATAATCCTTTAGAAATTGAAATTGGGCGCGGCGTTTTAGAAGCGTTAGGATTAGGATTGAAATTAGACAAAAATACTTTAGCAATAAGAGGAAATTTTGCTACTTATAAAGATGGGGTAATAGTCTCTCGAAGAGCAGGAAGAATAAGTACAGAAGAAAATAAAAGATTGTGTGAAAAACTGAAAAGAGAAATTAAATCTATTAAGGGCTGTGAAATTGAATTCCATTCGGGAGTTGGTCATCGTTTTGTAATATTAATAAAAGGAGAAAATTTAAGCGCAGAAATAAAGGAAACAGACCCTCAAAAAGATGGTTTACCTCCTTATTTACCGGAGCCTATTTTAGAAGAGGGCAAAAAAACAAGCGAAATTTTAAAAATTTTATTAGAAAAAAGCACAGAAGTTTTAAAAGATGAAAAAGAAGCCAATTATTTTCTTTTGCGAGGATATAGCAAAGTACCAAAGATTGAAAATTTTAGTGAGAAGTATCAATTAAAGAGCTTAGCGATTGCTGCTTATCCAATGTATAAGGGAATTGCTTCTTTGATTGGTATGGATGTTCCAAAATCTCCTGTAAATAATTGGGAAGAAGAGATAAAAGAATTAAAGGAAAATTATGATAATTATGACTTTTTCTATCTTCATTTTAAAGAGATTGATATTGCTGGTGAAGATGGTGATTTTGAAAGGAAAGTTTCATTGATTGAAAAGTTTGATTCTCTTTTACCAGAAATTTTAAAGCTTAATTTTTCAGTAATTGCAATCACTTCTGACCATTCGACACCGGCTTTGTTAAAAAGCCACTCTTGGCATCCAGTGCCATTTTTATTATATTCTTCTTTTTCTCGTAACAATGAGAAGGTAAAATTTTGTGAAAAAAGCTGTCAAAAAGGTAGTTTAGGAATTTTTAAAGCCACAAAAGTTCTTCCGCTTCTTTTGGCTTATTCTTTGCGTTTAAAGAAATTTGGTGCCTAA
- a CDS encoding YraN family protein: protein MNRLKGKEGENFALNYLKKEGYKILEKNYYKRFGEIDIIAEKDNQIIFFEVRSKRKNIFSPLLTVNQRKIEKLKMLALYYLSEKGIFDKQIRFDIIGLTKNNKGFQIEHIKNAF from the coding sequence ATGAATAGATTAAAAGGCAAGGAAGGAGAAAATTTTGCTTTAAATTATTTAAAAAAAGAAGGCTATAAAATTTTAGAAAAAAATTATTATAAAAGATTTGGTGAAATTGATATCATTGCCGAAAAAGATAATCAAATAATTTTTTTTGAAGTAAGAAGTAAAAGAAAAAATATTTTTTCACCACTCTTAACAGTTAATCAAAGAAAAATTGAAAAGTTAAAAATGCTTGCTTTATATTATTTAAGCGAAAAAGGAATTTTTGATAAACAGATAAGATTTGATATTATTGGCTTAACTAAAAATAATAAAGGCTTTCAAATTGAACATATAAAAAATGCTTTCTAA
- a CDS encoding YifB family Mg chelatase-like AAA ATPase yields the protein MLSKLYSASVYGIDGFLVTVEVDLSIGLPGINIVGLPDAAVKESQHRVQAAIKNNGYPFPLRKITINLAPADIKKEGAAFDLPIACGILSAFGVIKQINFERFIIIGELALDGLLRPVKGVLSISLMAKQLGFSGIILPKENAKEAAIVRELSVFGFSHLNEVVNFLNGSLNWEETKVDINEIFNIYSEYNIDFADVKGQLHAKRALEIAAAGSHNVLMIGPPGAGKTMLARRLVTILPKMELEEALETTKIHSVAGLLPPNQSLIATRPFRAPHHSISEAGLIGGGAVPKPGEVSLAHNGVLFLDELPEFHRDVLESLRQPLEDGFITIGRSKMTVSYPARFMLVAAMNPCPCGYFGDLHKNCTCPITAVKKYRQKASGPLLDRIDIHIEVPSLKFEELSSKEAGENSQEIRERVEKAKKIQLERFKGLKKRKPIFANSQMDHKDIKKFCEISEKSQNLIKLAMEKFGLSARAYDRILKVARTIADLEGEEKIKENHIAEAIQYRSFDKIIF from the coding sequence ATGCTTTCTAAACTTTATTCAGCCTCGGTTTACGGAATTGACGGTTTTTTAGTAACAGTAGAAGTTGACCTTTCCATTGGACTCCCCGGCATTAACATTGTTGGTCTTCCTGATGCTGCAGTAAAGGAATCTCAACACCGAGTACAAGCAGCTATCAAAAATAACGGTTACCCCTTCCCTTTGAGAAAAATTACTATCAATTTGGCGCCTGCTGATATAAAAAAAGAAGGTGCTGCTTTTGATTTACCAATTGCTTGCGGTATTCTTTCTGCTTTTGGAGTTATTAAACAAATAAACTTTGAAAGGTTTATTATTATTGGCGAACTTGCTTTAGATGGCTTATTAAGACCGGTAAAAGGAGTTTTATCCATAAGTTTGATGGCAAAACAATTAGGTTTTTCGGGAATTATTCTACCGAAAGAAAATGCTAAAGAAGCGGCAATCGTCAGAGAACTTTCCGTTTTTGGCTTTTCCCACCTTAATGAAGTTGTCAATTTTCTTAATGGTTCATTAAATTGGGAAGAAACAAAAGTAGATATTAATGAAATTTTTAATATTTATTCAGAGTATAATATTGATTTTGCCGATGTAAAAGGACAGCTTCATGCTAAAAGGGCGTTAGAAATCGCAGCAGCTGGTAGCCATAATGTTTTAATGATTGGTCCACCAGGAGCCGGTAAAACAATGTTGGCAAGAAGATTAGTAACTATTTTGCCAAAGATGGAATTGGAAGAAGCCTTAGAGACAACCAAAATTCACAGTGTTGCTGGACTGCTTCCTCCAAATCAATCTTTAATTGCTACTCGTCCCTTTCGAGCTCCTCATCACAGTATTTCAGAAGCAGGACTTATTGGTGGCGGCGCCGTTCCTAAACCCGGAGAAGTTTCATTAGCACATAATGGAGTTTTATTTTTAGATGAATTGCCAGAATTTCATCGGGACGTCTTGGAGTCTCTAAGACAACCTTTAGAGGATGGGTTTATCACTATTGGCCGTAGTAAGATGACTGTATCTTATCCTGCGCGTTTTATGCTTGTGGCGGCAATGAATCCTTGTCCTTGTGGTTATTTTGGTGATCTTCATAAGAATTGCACCTGTCCAATAACAGCAGTCAAAAAATATCGGCAAAAGGCTTCCGGTCCTCTTCTTGATAGAATTGATATTCATATTGAAGTTCCTTCATTAAAATTTGAAGAATTAAGCTCAAAAGAAGCGGGTGAGAATTCTCAAGAAATCCGAGAAAGAGTAGAAAAAGCAAAAAAAATTCAATTAGAAAGATTTAAAGGGTTAAAGAAAAGAAAACCAATCTTCGCCAATTCCCAAATGGACCATAAAGATATTAAAAAATTTTGTGAAATAAGCGAAAAAAGCCAAAACTTAATAAAATTGGCAATGGAAAAATTTGGTCTTTCGGCGAGGGCTTATGACCGAATTTTAAAAGTAGCGAGAACAATCGCTGATTTAGAAGGAGAAGAAAAAATTAAAGAGAATCATATTGCTGAAGCAATTCAATATCGGAGTTTTGATAAAATAATTTTTTAA
- the mce gene encoding methylmalonyl-CoA epimerase yields MIKKISHIAIAVKSIEEARNFYEEILGLKIEKIEEIPERKVKVAFIPIGETRIELVEPISEDSPIKKFLEERGGIHHICFEVKEIEREMARLKEKGIKFTSEQPEKGAEGNLVCFIHPKSSYGVLIEFNEKKA; encoded by the coding sequence ATGATAAAAAAAATATCCCATATTGCTATTGCGGTAAAAAGTATTGAAGAGGCAAGAAATTTTTATGAAGAAATACTTGGCTTGAAGATTGAAAAAATTGAAGAGATTCCCGAAAGAAAAGTAAAAGTAGCCTTTATTCCAATTGGTGAAACAAGGATTGAGTTGGTTGAGCCAATAAGCGAAGATTCACCGATAAAAAAATTTTTAGAAGAAAGGGGCGGTATTCATCATATCTGTTTTGAAGTAAAAGAAATTGAAAGAGAGATGGCAAGATTGAAAGAAAAGGGAATAAAATTCACCAGCGAACAGCCAGAAAAAGGAGCCGAAGGAAATTTGGTCTGTTTTATTCATCCAAAGAGTTCTTATGGTGTATTAATTGAATTTAATGAGAAAAAGGCATAG
- the rplS gene encoding 50S ribosomal protein L19 — MEKKIPNFKVGDTVRVHFKYFEGDTEKHGVFEGVVLAIRGKNESKTFTVRKISYGVGVERIFPLYSPLITKIEIKKRAKVRRAKLYYLRERKSLKLKRERAITKEELEKEEKKEPAEVKSEETKEES, encoded by the coding sequence ATGGAAAAGAAAATTCCTAATTTCAAAGTAGGTGATACTGTTAGGGTTCATTTTAAATATTTTGAAGGTGATACTGAAAAACACGGAGTTTTTGAAGGGGTGGTATTGGCTATTCGAGGAAAAAACGAAAGTAAAACTTTTACGGTAAGAAAAATTTCTTATGGAGTTGGTGTCGAAAGAATTTTTCCTCTCTACTCTCCTTTAATTACTAAAATTGAAATCAAAAAAAGAGCAAAAGTAAGAAGAGCAAAACTTTATTATTTACGAGAAAGGAAAAGTTTAAAATTAAAAAGGGAAAGAGCAATAACTAAAGAAGAATTAGAGAAAGAAGAAAAAAAGGAACCAGCAGAAGTCAAAAGCGAAGAAACAAAAGAAGAAAGTTAA
- a CDS encoding MFS transporter → MNQEDKELKFYVSLIAGLSAFLTPFMSSSINIALPAISKEFKMSPILISWVPTIFLLSSASFLIPFGKIADSYGKKRIFLLGIIIYTITSFFSCFSFSPFFFLIVRFLQGLGAAMIFSTAIALLSLFFPIGERGRALGINVSATYFGLSSGPFLGGILTYYFNWRSIFIFNGIIGLIIIFLTILKLKIKEKEIKSIKFDYLGFILYSLTIILIMLGFTFLPKLIGFLLISICFLLFFFFIIHQSKTIEPILDIKLFKNNPVFTFSNLAAMINYSATFGISFLLSLYLQYLRNFDSQKTGLILISQPLTMAIFSPFMGMLSDRKEPRIIASLGMALIAFSLFLLSFINKDLKIFFLIIWLFILGFGFALFSSPNTNAVMSSVKKDFYGVASATLATMRMLGQMFSMGIIISIFALVIGEANFDKNNYFLLLKSIRIIFSIFAFLCFLGIFASLKRGKMLKNGLKKL, encoded by the coding sequence TTGAATCAAGAAGATAAAGAATTAAAATTTTACGTTTCCCTAATCGCTGGCCTTTCAGCCTTTCTTACCCCTTTTATGAGTTCTTCAATAAATATCGCCCTACCGGCTATTAGTAAAGAGTTTAAAATGTCACCAATTTTGATAAGCTGGGTGCCAACTATTTTTCTTTTATCTTCAGCATCTTTTCTTATCCCTTTTGGAAAGATTGCCGATAGTTATGGTAAGAAGAGAATATTTTTGTTAGGAATTATTATTTATACTATTACCTCTTTTTTTTCTTGTTTCTCTTTTTCTCCCTTTTTCTTTTTGATTGTTCGTTTTTTACAAGGTCTGGGAGCAGCGATGATTTTCAGTACAGCGATTGCTCTTCTATCTTTGTTTTTTCCAATTGGCGAAAGGGGAAGGGCATTAGGAATAAATGTTTCGGCAACTTATTTCGGTTTATCTTCTGGTCCCTTTTTGGGAGGAATTTTAACTTACTATTTTAATTGGCGAAGTATATTTATTTTTAATGGAATTATTGGTTTAATAATTATCTTTTTAACCATATTGAAATTAAAAATAAAAGAAAAAGAAATAAAATCTATTAAGTTTGATTATTTGGGATTTATTTTATATTCTTTGACAATTATTCTTATTATGCTCGGCTTTACATTTTTACCTAAATTAATTGGTTTTTTATTAATTTCTATTTGTTTTCTTCTTTTCTTCTTCTTTATTATCCATCAGTCAAAAACTATTGAGCCGATATTGGATATAAAACTTTTTAAAAATAATCCGGTTTTTACTTTTTCTAATTTGGCGGCGATGATTAATTATAGTGCCACATTTGGAATAAGTTTTCTTTTAAGTTTATATCTTCAATATTTAAGAAATTTTGATTCCCAAAAAACGGGTTTAATTTTAATTTCCCAACCATTAACAATGGCAATCTTTTCGCCCTTTATGGGAATGCTTTCGGATCGAAAAGAGCCAAGAATAATTGCTTCATTAGGAATGGCTTTAATTGCCTTTTCGCTTTTTTTGTTAAGTTTCATCAACAAAGATTTAAAAATATTCTTTTTGATAATCTGGTTGTTTATTTTAGGATTTGGTTTCGCCCTTTTTTCTTCACCAAATACGAATGCGGTAATGAGTTCTGTTAAAAAAGATTTTTACGGAGTGGCTTCGGCAACTTTGGCAACAATGAGAATGCTGGGACAAATGTTTAGTATGGGAATTATTATTTCAATTTTTGCTCTTGTTATTGGCGAGGCAAATTTTGATAAAAATAATTATTTTTTGCTTTTGAAAAGCATAAGAATAATATTTTCCATTTTTGCTTTTTTGTGTTTCTTGGGAATTTTCGCTTCTTTAAAAAGAGGGAAGATGTTGAAAAATGGCTTAAAAAAATTATAA
- the ppdK gene encoding pyruvate, phosphate dikinase, protein MKRKWVYFLSDNLNIKDTDKLKGILGGKGAGLYFLARMGLPVPPAFIISTSACQYYLRNKKFPKGLLEEVYLGIKYLEKRTGKRFGNKDNPLLISVRSGAKFSMPGMMDTILNLGINDEVVKGIIRKTNNPDFAYDIYKRFIEIFSDVIFGIKREEFWKISVDDKEKTIEKYKELFYERAKKEFPQDPYECLKMAIEGVFNSWNNPRAKEYRKIYQIPEDLGTAVNIQAMVFGNWNERSGTGVLFTRNVKNGENKIYGEFLFQAQGEDLVAGHVTPLPLEVLKDKMPEIYSKLERYVKKLERKLKDVQDVEFTIEDGKLYFLQTRAAKRTPLAAVKIACDMVKEKLLTKEEAIMRISGEDIDYFLHPTFDPNYPLEIITKGKPASPGCAVGEIVLSAEKAIEIAKQNRKVILVRDFTKADDVAGMAKAEGFVTTTGGETSHAAVVARGMGKPCIVGCSEIDIDFENKILKIKDIILKEGDKISINGATGEIIKGEVPLIKSEFPEELKLLLSWAEKIAKMKVRANADTPIDAENAKKMGANGIGLARTEHMFFAKERIKYVQLMILAKDEKERKDILSKLLPFQKNDFKELFRVMNGLPVTIRTLDPPLHEFLPPKEKTEAINELAKELNIDKQVLIRKIEELEEHNPMMGLRGCRLGIIYPEITEMQIRAIFEAACEVKQEGIKVNLEIMVPLVSILEEFLFQKEIVENISKEVFREKGVKLDYKIGTMMETPRACLIAKELAKYADFFSYGTNDLTQFVFGFSRDDSPKFLVPYQQRKIINFEPFKTIDEKGVGSLILDSVLEAKRINKNIKIGICGEHGGDEKSILFARKIGMDYVSCSPYRVPKALLAAAQAEIILKKKKITQITTK, encoded by the coding sequence ATGAAAAGAAAATGGGTATATTTTCTTTCTGATAATTTAAATATCAAAGATACTGATAAATTAAAAGGAATTCTTGGTGGCAAAGGAGCGGGTCTTTATTTTTTAGCCCGAATGGGTTTACCGGTACCACCAGCCTTTATTATATCTACTTCTGCTTGCCAATATTATCTAAGAAATAAAAAATTTCCAAAAGGGCTTTTAGAAGAGGTTTATTTAGGAATTAAATATTTAGAAAAAAGAACAGGAAAGAGATTTGGTAACAAAGATAATCCCTTGCTTATTTCTGTTAGAAGCGGTGCCAAATTTTCAATGCCAGGAATGATGGATACAATTTTAAATTTAGGAATTAATGATGAGGTAGTTAAAGGTATAATTAGAAAAACTAACAATCCAGATTTTGCTTATGATATTTATAAGAGATTTATTGAAATCTTTTCAGATGTAATTTTTGGTATAAAAAGAGAAGAATTTTGGAAAATTTCTGTGGATGATAAAGAAAAGACTATTGAAAAATATAAAGAACTTTTTTATGAGAGAGCAAAAAAGGAGTTTCCACAGGATCCTTATGAATGTTTAAAAATGGCGATTGAAGGGGTTTTCAATTCTTGGAATAATCCTCGTGCCAAGGAATACCGAAAGATTTATCAAATACCTGAAGATTTAGGAACGGCGGTAAATATTCAGGCAATGGTTTTTGGTAATTGGAACGAAAGAAGTGGAACTGGTGTGCTTTTTACTCGGAATGTTAAAAATGGTGAAAATAAAATTTATGGTGAATTTCTCTTTCAAGCCCAAGGTGAAGATTTGGTTGCCGGTCATGTTACACCTTTGCCTTTAGAAGTTTTAAAAGATAAGATGCCTGAGATATATAGCAAATTAGAAAGATATGTGAAGAAATTAGAAAGAAAATTAAAAGATGTTCAGGATGTGGAATTTACGATTGAGGATGGCAAATTATATTTTCTTCAGACGCGAGCAGCAAAGAGAACACCTTTGGCAGCAGTAAAAATTGCTTGTGATATGGTGAAAGAAAAATTACTTACTAAAGAAGAAGCAATTATGAGAATTAGCGGCGAAGATATTGATTATTTCCTTCATCCTACCTTTGACCCTAATTATCCCTTAGAAATAATTACTAAAGGTAAACCAGCCTCTCCGGGTTGTGCGGTTGGTGAGATTGTTTTGTCTGCTGAAAAGGCGATTGAGATAGCAAAACAAAATAGAAAAGTGATTTTAGTAAGAGATTTTACAAAAGCAGACGATGTGGCTGGTATGGCCAAAGCTGAAGGTTTCGTTACTACTACTGGCGGCGAAACTTCTCACGCAGCAGTTGTTGCTCGGGGTATGGGGAAACCTTGTATTGTTGGATGTTCCGAAATTGATATTGATTTTGAAAATAAAATATTAAAAATAAAGGACATAATTTTAAAAGAGGGAGACAAAATTTCTATTAATGGTGCTACCGGAGAAATTATCAAAGGAGAGGTTCCTTTAATAAAATCTGAATTTCCAGAAGAATTGAAACTTCTTTTATCTTGGGCAGAGAAGATTGCCAAGATGAAAGTAAGAGCTAATGCTGATACACCAATAGATGCAGAGAATGCTAAAAAGATGGGAGCAAACGGAATTGGACTTGCCCGGACTGAACATATGTTTTTTGCTAAAGAACGGATTAAATATGTTCAATTAATGATTTTGGCAAAAGATGAAAAAGAAAGAAAGGATATTCTTTCTAAACTTTTGCCCTTTCAAAAAAATGATTTTAAGGAATTATTCAGAGTGATGAATGGACTTCCAGTAACTATCAGAACTCTTGATCCGCCTCTACATGAATTTTTACCTCCAAAAGAAAAAACCGAAGCTATAAATGAATTAGCAAAAGAACTTAATATTGATAAACAAGTATTAATAAGAAAAATTGAAGAATTAGAAGAACATAATCCAATGATGGGATTAAGAGGGTGTCGTTTAGGGATTATTTATCCGGAAATTACCGAAATGCAAATAAGAGCAATTTTTGAAGCTGCTTGTGAAGTAAAACAAGAAGGAATAAAGGTAAATTTAGAAATTATGGTCCCTTTGGTTTCAATTCTGGAAGAATTTTTGTTTCAAAAAGAAATTGTGGAAAATATAAGTAAAGAGGTTTTTAGAGAGAAAGGGGTTAAATTAGATTATAAAATTGGTACGATGATGGAGACTCCTCGGGCCTGTCTAATTGCTAAAGAACTAGCTAAATATGCTGACTTTTTTTCTTACGGGACTAATGATTTAACTCAATTTGTCTTTGGTTTTTCACGAGATGATTCACCGAAATTTCTAGTTCCTTATCAACAAAGAAAAATTATTAATTTTGAACCTTTTAAAACAATCGATGAAAAAGGAGTAGGTTCTTTAATTCTTGATTCTGTTTTGGAAGCAAAAAGGATAAATAAAAATATTAAAATTGGTATTTGCGGCGAACACGGCGGAGATGAAAAAAGTATTCTTTTTGCTCGAAAGATAGGAATGGATTATGTTAGTTGTAGCCCTTATAGAGTTCCGAAAGCTCTTCTTGCTGCTGCTCAAGCAGAAATTATTTTAAAAAAGAAGAAAATTACTCAAATAACAACAAAATGA
- a CDS encoding DUF2905 family protein, with the protein MINRLFLAKVFFFFGIIFLIISLLIYLSPKLKLFALPGDIIIKRENFVLYFPIVTSIILSIILTIIFFLLSLLRR; encoded by the coding sequence ATGATTAACCGCCTTTTTTTAGCAAAAGTTTTTTTCTTTTTTGGGATTATCTTTTTAATAATTTCTTTACTTATTTATCTTTCGCCAAAATTGAAACTTTTTGCTTTGCCTGGAGATATTATAATTAAAAGGGAGAATTTTGTATTATATTTCCCTATTGTTACCTCAATAATCCTTTCAATAATTTTAACCATTATTTTCTTTTTACTCTCCCTTTTAAGGAGGTAA